Genomic DNA from Candidatus Koribacter versatilis Ellin345:
GACTGATGAGGTCGTAGTTTCCTTGACCGTCACGAGGTTATCGAGCGGGACCATCTGGCCGGAATCGGAGCGCACGTAGAACTCGCGGAGATCGCGGGGTTGGCGGCGGTATTGCTCATCGGCCTGCACGTAGACGCGGTAGGAACGATTATTGAAATCGAAGTCGTTGACGTATTGCGAACCCATAAAGACCTGGAGGGCCGACGATATTTCGGTAAACGAGACACCGAGGCTCTTGGCTTTTTCGCGGTCGACGTTGACCTCGAACTGCGGATCGCGCGCGCTAAAGGTGGAGAAGAGGCCGGTGAGTTCCTTGCGGCCGCGGGCCTTCATGAGGAAACCGTTCAGCACATTCTGCATGTCCTCAAGCGAACCGGAACCAGTCTGCTCGAGTTGAAATTGGAAGCCGCCGAACGCGCCGAGACCTTGAATGGCGGGCGGTGCGAGCGGGATGACCAGCGCGTCAGGAATGGAGAGAAGCGGGCCGCGTACGGAATTCAGGACGGCGGCTGCGGTGTGCTGATTTCCTTTTCGTTCACCGAACGGACGCAGGTTCGCGAAGATCATGGCGCGGTTGGGCGCCGCTCCGGTGAAGCTGAAACCCGGGACGGCGAAGACACCATTGATGTCATGATTCGCGGCGAGAATCGCGGCGGCAGCGCGAGTTTTCTGTGTCGTGTACTCGAGCGAAGCGCCTTCCGGCGTTTGCACGAGCGCCATGAGGTAGCCCTGATCTTCGTCGGGGACAAAGCTCGTTGGCACGATTCGATAGATGTACCAGGCTGCGACCAGTCCGAGCACGAAGACAGCGAAGACTGGGAGCTTGGCGCGTTCCAACTTCTGCAAGATTCCGGTATACCCCTTGGTGCCGCCAGAGATGATGGCGTTGAATCCGCGAAAAATCGGGTTCTTCTTCTCGCTGCTATGACGCAGCAACAACGCGGACAGCGCTGGTGTAAGCGTGAGCGCGTTGAATGCCGAAAGGCCAATGGAGAAAGCGATGGTAAGGGCGAACTGCTGGTAGAGGCGGCCCGTTGATCCCGGGAACAACGAGATCGGGATGAAGACGGCGATAAGCACGAGCGACGTTGCGATAACGGCGCTGGTGACTTCGCCCATGGCGACTTCAGAGGCACGACGCGGATCGCGAATGCCTTCTTCGAGGTGGCGCTCGACGTTCTCGATGACGACGATAGCGTCGTCCACGACGAGGCCGGTGGCGAGCGTAATGCCGAAGAGGGTGAGGGTGTTGATGGAGAAACCGAAGAGCTTGACGAACGCAAATGTGCCGATCAGCGAGACCGGGATGGTGATGGCTGGAATGAGCGTGCTGCGCCAGCTCTGGAGGAAGAGGAAGATCACGAGAATGACGATAATGATGGCTTCCACGAGGGTCGTGAGCACTTCGCGGATGGATTCACCGACGGCGGTGGTGGTGTCGAAGGCGATCTGGTACTTCAGTCCCGGCGGGAATTTTGCCGAGAGGCGGCTCAGTTCGTCTTTAACGGCCTTGTCCACATCGAGCGCGTTGGCGGTAGAAAGCTGCTGGACGCCGATACCGATGGCATCGTAGCCGTTGTACGAGAGGTTG
This window encodes:
- a CDS encoding efflux RND transporter permease subunit, with the translated sequence MFVNFFIRRPVFATVCSLLIILAGAIAIPTLPIAQFPQLAPPQVTVTAFYNGANSQAVETSVTTLLEQAINGAEGMNYISSVSGNDGTSQITATFHLERNLDIAAVDVQNRASSALGRLPAEVQQTGVTVGKNSGTFIMAAGFYSDKGQYDQLFISNYLDLYVRDALKRIKGVGDVIIFGERKYAMRLWLDPVRLAKRSLTAQDVVNALREQNVQVAAGQVGQAPIAKGQNFQISVRAVGRLREAKEFEAIILKRGADGSLVQLRDVGRAELGAESYAGNLSYNGYDAIGIGVQQLSTANALDVDKAVKDELSRLSAKFPPGLKYQIAFDTTTAVGESIREVLTTLVEAIIIVILVIFLFLQSWRSTLIPAITIPVSLIGTFAFVKLFGFSINTLTLFGITLATGLVVDDAIVVIENVERHLEEGIRDPRRASEVAMGEVTSAVIATSLVLIAVFIPISLFPGSTGRLYQQFALTIAFSIGLSAFNALTLTPALSALLLRHSSEKKNPIFRGFNAIISGGTKGYTGILQKLERAKLPVFAVFVLGLVAAWYIYRIVPTSFVPDEDQGYLMALVQTPEGASLEYTTQKTRAAAAILAANHDINGVFAVPGFSFTGAAPNRAMIFANLRPFGERKGNQHTAAAVLNSVRGPLLSIPDALVIPLAPPAIQGLGAFGGFQFQLEQTGSGSLEDMQNVLNGFLMKARGRKELTGLFSTFSARDPQFEVNVDREKAKSLGVSFTEISSALQVFMGSQYVNDFDFNNRSYRVYVQADEQYRRQPRDLREFYVRSDSGQMVPLDNLVTVKETTTSSVIEHYNIFRTTAINGAAAPGYSSGQAIAAMEDLAKQALPVGYTFEWTGLTLEEIQSGSQAIILFALGLLVVYLTLSAQYESFVLPFIILLAVPMAIFGALGAQFLRGQQNDVYCQIGLVMLIGLASKNAILIVEFAEQLQMKGMGLFESAVEAARLRLRPILMTSIAFILGVLPLVFATGAGSAGRNSVGTTVFGGMIISTFLNLFIIPILYVIVRSFLPAPINAVEPIPNPEGD